A region from the Muribaculum gordoncarteri genome encodes:
- a CDS encoding glycoside hydrolase family 43 protein, producing MNFYLTLTFFAVLALMTQSCASSSEKAAAVAPQESLALFDSFSYKGMDDFYTQNTLPDDGSFYNPILPGWYSDPTICTNGEGDYFLATSTFTYFPGVPLFHSRDLVNWKQIGHVLTRESQLVNMNGQHVSGGIFAPALSYNPANKTYYMITTNVGAGNFFVKTQDPFGEWSDPIYVPEVQGIDPAFFFDKDGKGYIVNNDDAPDGKPEYSGHRTVRIVEFDPATDKCVGERKIIVNKGWRPQDKPIWCEGPHIYNIDGTYYLMTAEGGTGDWHSEVIYRGKSPFGPFEPWQGNPILTQRTLDNGRPEPITCAGHADLEQTKEGDWWAVFLACRPLDGRFENLGRETFMMPVKWTDDGWPYMTRGEEVVPMVLNRPGVKREEKVTFGNFSDVDDFDADTLGLQWMTLRTPAADLYSLTSNPGYLTINCADINSSEKVAIPYIGRRVQHHKYEAATRLIFNAGNENQCAGLLVFKDENHQFLLARGRDAKGGCVLLHKIDGKEGEELAKEQLNDSISVLDLKVVSQGKTLDFYYSTDNGAKWQTLATGIDAQYTSTANAGGFTGTTVGPYATNKK from the coding sequence ATGAACTTTTATTTAACCTTAACATTTTTTGCGGTTCTGGCCTTGATGACACAATCTTGTGCAAGCAGCTCGGAGAAGGCTGCGGCAGTAGCACCTCAAGAATCGTTAGCTCTTTTCGATTCGTTCTCTTACAAGGGAATGGACGATTTTTATACCCAGAATACATTGCCCGACGACGGTTCATTCTATAATCCCATTCTGCCCGGATGGTATTCCGACCCCACGATATGCACCAACGGTGAGGGCGACTATTTCCTGGCAACATCCACATTCACCTATTTTCCCGGTGTTCCCTTGTTTCACAGCCGTGACCTTGTCAACTGGAAGCAGATAGGTCATGTGCTTACTCGTGAATCGCAGCTTGTCAACATGAACGGACAGCACGTGAGCGGCGGTATCTTCGCTCCCGCACTCAGCTACAATCCGGCCAACAAGACCTACTACATGATCACCACCAATGTAGGCGCCGGCAACTTCTTCGTGAAGACACAGGATCCCTTCGGCGAGTGGAGCGATCCCATCTACGTTCCCGAGGTGCAGGGCATCGACCCCGCATTCTTCTTTGACAAGGATGGAAAGGGTTACATCGTCAACAATGACGACGCCCCCGACGGAAAGCCCGAGTATTCGGGACACCGCACAGTGCGCATCGTCGAGTTTGATCCCGCAACCGACAAGTGCGTGGGCGAACGCAAAATCATCGTCAATAAAGGATGGCGTCCCCAGGACAAGCCCATCTGGTGTGAAGGCCCACACATATATAATATAGACGGAACATATTACCTGATGACTGCCGAAGGCGGAACCGGTGACTGGCACAGCGAAGTTATATATCGCGGCAAGTCGCCTTTCGGTCCGTTTGAACCCTGGCAGGGAAATCCCATACTCACCCAGCGTACCCTCGACAACGGCCGTCCCGAGCCTATCACCTGTGCCGGACATGCCGACCTCGAGCAGACAAAGGAGGGCGACTGGTGGGCAGTGTTCCTCGCTTGCCGTCCGCTCGACGGCCGATTCGAGAACCTCGGACGCGAAACATTCATGATGCCCGTGAAGTGGACCGATGACGGTTGGCCTTACATGACACGCGGCGAAGAGGTGGTGCCTATGGTGCTCAACCGTCCCGGCGTGAAGCGCGAAGAGAAGGTGACATTCGGTAACTTCTCCGATGTCGACGACTTCGATGCCGACACCCTCGGCCTCCAGTGGATGACGTTGCGCACGCCTGCCGCCGACCTTTACTCACTCACATCCAACCCCGGTTACCTGACTATCAACTGTGCCGACATCAACTCGTCGGAGAAGGTGGCTATACCTTATATAGGACGACGCGTGCAGCATCACAAATATGAGGCCGCAACACGACTGATATTCAACGCCGGCAATGAAAACCAGTGCGCCGGCCTGCTCGTGTTCAAGGACGAGAATCATCAGTTCCTTCTTGCCCGCGGCCGTGACGCAAAAGGCGGATGCGTGCTCCTCCATAAAATCGACGGCAAAGAAGGTGAAGAGCTTGCCAAGGAGCAGCTCAACGACTCTATCTCGGTGCTCGACCTGAAGGTGGTGTCGCAGGGTAAAACCCTCGATTTCTACTATTCGACCGACAACGGTGCAAAGTGGCAGACACTTGCCACCGGAATCGACGCCCAATACACCTCGACGGCCAACGCCGGAGGTTTCACAGGTACTACCGTAGGCCCTTACGCGACCAATAAGAAATAA
- a CDS encoding RagB/SusD family nutrient uptake outer membrane protein: MKTIYKSFLTLGAALTMMCGFSSCEDYLDKDPDSNVSPETPFKNFQNAQGYVEEIYNCIPNIAQCDWTTSWNLGDDEIQNPQADDMMLHQVDIGNYYAWQGSGGFYFGNKAFGGNPRSNSPFDHGIYAHAWYCIAKVNKALNTFEDYFTGTKEEHDLILGQLYFFRAWWHFEMMKWLGGLPYVDQEFSASETPQLERLSYLECADKVAEDFSRAASLLPVDWDKTTAGKKTMGHNELRINKITALCYLGKNYLWAASPLMQHGAQTGGARTYDYDAGYASKAADALGEVLQMVESGSTQYALVSFDYDDIYNHKKSKTATNCYSDLFFTTGQAWLQPGSTEAIFRGPSTGWSFTRYNYSRTFGPNALCAQDNKIHQPTANYVEYYGMENGLPLDDPDSGYDPNYPFKGRDPRFYHDIIFDGVQYINGDPGADAAMKYAGLATGGSMRAVSNASRTGYFYQKLVPHTCQKIDQGSADDYGPNPHAYIPYMRLADIYLMYAEACAVKGGPAGKSDKCSLTSIDALNKLRDRVGAGHVSTKFTGNAYMDEVRRERAVELAFEGHRFNDLQRWLLLTEPKYTVKTSAEFIRVEDESFFKDNDPRDARIAEYHQEVILTRDFSAKHYWFPLMRDDTYIFDGFVQNPGWE, translated from the coding sequence ATGAAAACAATATATAAGTCATTTTTGACCTTAGGTGCGGCTCTCACCATGATGTGCGGATTCAGCTCCTGCGAGGACTACCTCGACAAGGACCCTGACTCCAATGTCAGCCCGGAGACTCCGTTTAAGAATTTTCAAAATGCTCAGGGTTACGTAGAGGAAATCTACAACTGTATCCCCAACATTGCACAATGCGACTGGACCACATCGTGGAATCTCGGCGATGATGAGATCCAGAATCCTCAGGCCGATGACATGATGCTTCATCAGGTCGACATAGGTAACTACTATGCTTGGCAGGGTAGTGGCGGTTTCTACTTCGGAAACAAGGCTTTCGGCGGTAACCCGCGCTCCAACAGCCCATTTGATCACGGTATCTACGCTCACGCATGGTATTGTATCGCCAAGGTTAACAAGGCTCTCAACACTTTTGAGGACTACTTCACCGGTACAAAGGAAGAGCACGACCTCATTCTCGGTCAGCTCTACTTCTTCCGTGCTTGGTGGCACTTCGAAATGATGAAGTGGCTCGGTGGTCTGCCTTATGTTGACCAGGAATTTTCAGCTTCTGAAACTCCTCAGCTCGAGCGTCTTAGCTATCTTGAGTGCGCCGATAAGGTTGCCGAGGACTTCAGCCGTGCTGCCAGCCTGCTTCCCGTTGACTGGGACAAGACTACCGCCGGTAAGAAGACCATGGGCCACAACGAACTCCGCATCAACAAGATCACCGCTCTCTGCTATCTTGGCAAGAACTACCTCTGGGCTGCAAGCCCCTTGATGCAGCATGGCGCTCAGACAGGCGGTGCCCGCACCTATGACTACGATGCAGGCTACGCTTCAAAGGCTGCCGACGCTCTCGGCGAAGTTCTCCAGATGGTTGAATCGGGTTCTACCCAGTATGCTCTCGTATCTTTCGATTACGACGACATCTACAACCACAAGAAGTCAAAGACCGCTACCAACTGCTACAGCGACCTCTTCTTCACCACAGGTCAGGCTTGGTTGCAGCCCGGTAGCACCGAAGCTATCTTCCGCGGTCCTTCTACCGGTTGGTCATTCACCCGTTACAACTACTCTCGTACATTCGGCCCCAACGCACTCTGTGCTCAGGATAACAAGATCCACCAGCCCACTGCCAACTATGTTGAGTACTACGGTATGGAGAACGGTCTGCCCCTCGACGATCCCGACTCGGGCTACGACCCCAACTATCCTTTCAAGGGACGCGACCCGCGCTTCTATCACGACATCATCTTTGACGGCGTTCAGTACATCAACGGTGACCCGGGTGCCGATGCTGCCATGAAGTATGCAGGCCTTGCTACTGGCGGTTCGATGCGTGCAGTCAGCAATGCGTCACGCACCGGCTACTTCTATCAGAAGCTCGTGCCCCACACTTGCCAGAAGATCGACCAGGGTTCAGCCGACGACTACGGTCCCAACCCCCACGCTTATATCCCCTATATGCGTCTTGCCGATATATATTTGATGTATGCTGAGGCTTGTGCAGTCAAGGGCGGCCCCGCCGGCAAGTCCGACAAGTGCTCGCTCACCTCTATCGATGCTCTTAACAAGCTCCGCGACCGCGTAGGCGCAGGACATGTAAGCACCAAATTCACCGGCAACGCCTATATGGATGAAGTTCGCCGCGAACGTGCCGTAGAGCTCGCCTTCGAGGGACACCGCTTCAACGACCTCCAGCGCTGGCTGCTCCTCACCGAGCCCAAGTACACCGTTAAGACTTCGGCCGAGTTCATCCGCGTTGAGGACGAGAGCTTCTTCAAGGACAACGACCCCCGCGACGCCCGCATCGCCGAGTATCACCAGGAGGTTATCCTTACCCGCGATTTCTCAGCCAAGCACTATTGGTTCCCCCTCATGCGTGACGACACATACATCTTTGATGGATTTGTACAGAATCCTGGATGGGAATAG
- a CDS encoding glycoside hydrolase family 43 protein, whose protein sequence is MRKLLINLTFLLFAATITSSAAVVADKSTFANPMLWADVPDPDVIRVGDDFYMVSTTMHLMPGCPIMRSKDLVNWEVISYVFDTLDDNSRYRLIDGNVYGRGQWATSLKYHNGRFYVLFSPNDQPYRSYIYSTADPTGKWELVSRTPHFHDSSLLFDDDGRVYVYSGTGNLRELNPDLSDVKEGGVDMVIFERDSTETGLLEGSRALKLNGKYYLLMISWPNGKPRRQVCYRADKITGPYEKKVILQSEFGGFPYAGQGTIVDDAKGNWWGVIFQDRGGVGRVLTLMPCRWIDGWPILGDENGKIPAVMERPVAGCPDKKIVTSDDFDSDKLNINWQWNHCPVNEAWSLTDRPGHLRLTTSRVVDNLYNAPNTISQRMEGPECNGAVKIDVSHMKDGDVAGFGAFNGHSGLLSIEKNNGKTELVMHTNVVKMERRTKNVLGVDNEEIQRVALNSPVVMLRINADFRPGRDIARFAYSTDGKSWNEIGRDFKMRFDYQRLFMGTRFAIYNYATREKGGYVDVDYFNYERLSDDAHSMSKIDTK, encoded by the coding sequence ATGCGAAAGCTACTTATTAACTTAACATTCCTTTTATTCGCCGCAACAATCACAAGCAGTGCCGCCGTAGTCGCTGACAAGTCGACATTTGCCAACCCCATGTTGTGGGCCGATGTTCCTGACCCCGATGTAATCAGGGTAGGTGATGATTTTTATATGGTCAGCACAACGATGCATCTTATGCCCGGCTGTCCTATAATGCGTTCCAAGGATTTGGTAAATTGGGAAGTAATCAGTTATGTGTTTGATACGCTTGACGATAATTCACGCTATCGCCTTATCGACGGAAATGTTTACGGACGCGGCCAATGGGCTACTTCGCTGAAGTATCATAACGGACGCTTCTATGTGCTTTTCTCGCCTAACGACCAGCCCTATCGCTCCTATATATATAGTACAGCCGATCCCACCGGAAAGTGGGAACTCGTGAGCCGTACTCCGCACTTCCATGACTCTTCGCTTTTGTTTGACGACGACGGAAGGGTATATGTTTACTCGGGAACTGGTAACCTTCGCGAGCTCAACCCCGACTTGAGCGATGTCAAGGAGGGTGGCGTGGACATGGTGATATTTGAACGTGACTCCACCGAAACCGGATTGCTCGAAGGCAGCCGTGCGTTGAAGCTTAACGGCAAATATTATCTGCTTATGATTTCGTGGCCCAACGGAAAGCCCCGCCGTCAGGTGTGCTACCGTGCCGACAAAATCACAGGCCCCTACGAGAAGAAGGTGATTCTTCAGTCGGAATTCGGCGGATTCCCCTATGCCGGCCAAGGTACCATCGTAGATGACGCCAAGGGCAACTGGTGGGGAGTGATATTCCAGGACCGCGGAGGTGTGGGTCGTGTGCTCACCTTGATGCCGTGCCGCTGGATCGACGGTTGGCCTATCCTCGGCGATGAGAACGGAAAGATTCCCGCCGTTATGGAGCGCCCCGTGGCAGGATGCCCCGACAAGAAGATTGTGACAAGCGATGACTTCGATTCCGACAAGCTCAATATAAACTGGCAGTGGAACCATTGTCCCGTCAATGAAGCATGGTCGCTCACCGACCGTCCGGGACATCTGCGTCTGACCACCTCGCGCGTTGTCGACAATCTCTATAACGCACCCAACACCATAAGCCAGCGAATGGAGGGTCCCGAATGTAACGGCGCGGTGAAGATAGATGTGTCGCACATGAAGGACGGTGACGTTGCCGGATTCGGAGCTTTCAACGGACACTCGGGTCTTCTCTCGATTGAAAAGAACAACGGCAAGACCGAGCTGGTGATGCACACCAATGTCGTGAAGATGGAGCGTCGCACCAAGAATGTGCTCGGTGTCGACAATGAGGAGATTCAGCGCGTGGCTCTGAACTCACCGGTAGTGATGCTGCGAATAAACGCCGATTTTCGTCCGGGTCGTGACATTGCCCGCTTTGCCTACAGCACCGACGGCAAGTCGTGGAATGAAATAGGCCGTGACTTCAAGATGCGATTCGATTACCAGCGACTCTTCATGGGAACCCGATTTGCCATCTACAACTACGCTACACGCGAAAAAGGCGGATATGTCGATGTGGATTATTTCAACTACGAGCGACTGTCCGATGATGCACATTCAATGTCTAAAATTGATACAAAATAG
- a CDS encoding SusC/RagA family TonB-linked outer membrane protein, whose amino-acid sequence MENVKKIFRCISFLLLFIAGTASVYADTVRGTVVDDTGEPLIGATIALKGGSAATASDIDGNYSLQVPDLKTAVLKVSYVGYLPQEIKVNGRSTVDVTLQTNAEQLEEVVVVGYGQQKKASVVGAITQTTGEVLERAAGIHDISAALTGNLPGVVTMQSSGMPGEESAKITIRGASSWNNSDPLVLVDGIERDMNSVDVGSVKSISVLKDASATAVYGVKGANGVILITTKRGEEGRAKIDVSFTATLKSASKLPNKFDSFDALAARNKAVVHELGLMPSSWSYMTPYETLLKYRNPANLEEFERYPNVDWQDYLFKDYAMAYNGAVSISGGTRFVKYFAAIDFVHEGDLFRNFDNHRGYETGFGYNRINARSNLDFQLTKTTVFKVNLSGSNGQKRSTWPNDGSGFNQSNWNDVQVWAGAYNIAPNVFRPVYADGSYGYYPAFSSQVTNSADLLANGGAFKTTATRINTDFVLEQNLDFITKGLNFRGMISWDNQFREQGRGVSDLYNGPQYKWIDPATGAVTKKNPTETTSQFDYLPGSKWSTQAGSVSDGNTLRNLNYQLQLNWNREFGVHNVGLTGVWTRQETAVGSMIPMYREDWVFRATYNFADRYFVEYNGAYNGSEKFKKGKRFGFFNSGAIGWRVSQEKFWEGLRDWWEELKIRASYGEIGDDSGGRYLYMDEWGTGGNTSMDITGYDNRSMYTFYYLSKLGNPDAGWEKVKKFNLGIDYAFLNNMFAGSVEIFKDKRDGILINGNDRAMPSYFGQTPPTANLGKAESKGFEVEVRFSKNINRNMRVWANLSMTHAANKIIDRDDPALKPAYQKQAGYVIGQTHSYLDKGFLNSFDDIYGSPSHDVNDASRLPGDYYIVDFNGDGVVDNKDSVPYGYSGTPQNTYNATIGFEWKGFSCFAQFYGVTNVTREVSLVSFGNHIDNVYNIGDWWSGETGTGDILIPRWYSTVSGYSNGTQYLYDGSYIRLKNVELAYTFTNGWIKKLGLSYMKLYLNGNNLWVWSRMPDDRESNFSGGSGSGAYPTMRRFNFGVRFSL is encoded by the coding sequence ATGGAAAATGTAAAGAAAATATTTCGATGCATTTCGTTTCTCCTACTCTTCATCGCAGGGACTGCTTCAGTCTATGCCGATACGGTAAGAGGAACTGTGGTAGACGATACAGGCGAACCTTTGATAGGTGCCACAATCGCTCTAAAAGGCGGTAGCGCAGCTACAGCCTCCGACATTGACGGCAACTACTCGTTGCAAGTGCCCGACCTCAAGACGGCTGTCTTGAAAGTATCTTATGTAGGATATTTACCTCAGGAAATCAAGGTTAACGGACGCTCAACTGTAGATGTCACTCTTCAAACCAACGCCGAACAGCTCGAAGAAGTCGTTGTGGTTGGTTACGGTCAGCAGAAGAAAGCCTCAGTTGTGGGTGCAATCACTCAGACAACAGGTGAAGTCCTCGAACGTGCTGCCGGTATTCATGACATCAGTGCTGCTCTTACCGGTAACCTCCCCGGCGTTGTTACAATGCAGAGCTCGGGTATGCCCGGTGAAGAAAGCGCTAAGATCACCATTCGTGGTGCCAGCTCTTGGAACAACAGCGACCCCCTCGTGCTCGTCGACGGTATCGAGCGTGACATGAACAGTGTCGATGTAGGTTCTGTAAAATCAATCTCAGTTCTTAAGGATGCATCGGCAACCGCCGTTTACGGTGTGAAGGGTGCCAATGGTGTTATCCTTATCACCACCAAGCGTGGTGAAGAGGGACGCGCCAAAATCGATGTTAGCTTCACCGCTACATTGAAGTCGGCTTCAAAGCTCCCTAACAAGTTTGACTCTTTCGATGCTCTTGCAGCTCGTAACAAGGCCGTTGTTCACGAACTCGGTCTTATGCCCAGCTCTTGGAGCTACATGACTCCTTATGAAACATTGTTGAAGTACCGCAACCCCGCCAACCTCGAAGAGTTTGAGCGTTACCCCAACGTTGACTGGCAGGACTACCTGTTCAAGGATTACGCAATGGCTTACAACGGTGCGGTTTCTATCAGTGGTGGTACTCGCTTCGTGAAGTACTTCGCCGCTATCGACTTTGTCCATGAAGGTGACCTTTTCCGCAACTTCGACAACCATCGCGGTTACGAAACAGGTTTCGGTTACAATCGTATCAACGCCCGTTCTAACCTCGACTTCCAGCTCACTAAGACTACTGTTTTCAAGGTGAACTTGTCAGGTTCTAACGGTCAGAAGCGTTCTACTTGGCCTAACGACGGTTCAGGCTTCAACCAGAGCAACTGGAACGACGTTCAGGTATGGGCAGGTGCCTACAACATTGCACCTAACGTGTTCCGTCCCGTTTACGCCGACGGTTCCTACGGTTACTACCCCGCATTCTCGTCGCAGGTTACCAACTCTGCCGACCTTCTTGCCAACGGTGGTGCCTTCAAGACAACTGCAACCCGCATCAACACTGACTTCGTTCTCGAGCAGAACCTCGACTTCATCACCAAGGGCTTGAACTTCCGCGGTATGATTTCTTGGGACAACCAGTTCCGTGAACAAGGTCGTGGTGTATCCGACCTCTACAACGGTCCCCAGTACAAGTGGATCGACCCCGCTACCGGTGCCGTTACAAAGAAGAACCCCACTGAAACTACAAGCCAGTTTGACTACCTCCCCGGTTCAAAGTGGTCGACTCAGGCAGGTAGCGTTTCCGACGGCAACACTCTTCGTAACCTCAACTATCAGCTCCAGCTCAACTGGAACCGCGAGTTTGGCGTTCACAATGTAGGCTTGACCGGTGTTTGGACCCGTCAGGAAACAGCTGTCGGTTCAATGATACCTATGTATCGTGAGGACTGGGTGTTCCGTGCAACCTACAACTTCGCCGACCGTTACTTCGTTGAGTACAACGGTGCTTACAACGGTTCCGAGAAGTTCAAGAAGGGCAAGCGTTTCGGTTTCTTCAACTCAGGCGCTATCGGTTGGCGTGTTTCTCAGGAAAAGTTCTGGGAAGGCCTCCGCGACTGGTGGGAAGAACTTAAGATTCGTGCATCTTACGGTGAAATCGGTGACGACTCGGGTGGCCGTTATCTCTACATGGACGAGTGGGGCACAGGTGGTAACACCTCTATGGACATCACCGGCTATGACAACCGTTCAATGTACACATTCTACTACCTCTCTAAGCTCGGTAACCCCGATGCAGGTTGGGAAAAGGTTAAGAAGTTCAACCTCGGTATCGACTATGCATTCCTCAACAACATGTTTGCAGGTTCAGTCGAAATATTCAAGGACAAGCGTGACGGCATCTTGATTAACGGTAACGACCGTGCGATGCCCTCTTACTTCGGTCAGACTCCTCCCACCGCCAACCTCGGTAAGGCTGAGTCAAAGGGTTTTGAAGTTGAAGTTCGCTTCTCTAAGAACATCAACCGCAACATGCGTGTATGGGCTAACTTGAGCATGACTCATGCTGCCAACAAGATTATCGACCGTGACGACCCCGCACTCAAGCCCGCTTACCAGAAGCAGGCCGGATATGTGATCGGTCAGACTCACTCTTATCTTGACAAGGGATTCCTCAACTCGTTTGACGACATCTACGGTAGTCCCTCTCATGATGTGAACGACGCTTCACGCCTCCCCGGCGACTACTATATCGTCGACTTCAACGGTGACGGTGTCGTTGACAACAAGGACTCTGTTCCCTACGGATATTCAGGCACTCCCCAGAACACCTACAACGCCACTATCGGCTTTGAGTGGAAGGGATTCAGCTGCTTCGCTCAGTTCTACGGCGTTACCAACGTTACTCGTGAGGTTAGCCTCGTAAGCTTCGGCAACCACATCGACAACGTTTACAACATCGGTGACTGGTGGAGCGGTGAAACCGGTACAGGCGACATCCTGATACCTCGTTGGTACTCTACCGTCAGCGGTTACTCCAATGGTACACAGTATCTCTATGACGGTTCTTACATCCGTCTTAAGAACGTGGAACTTGCTTATACTTTCACCAACGGATGGATTAAGAAACTCGGTCTTTCCTACATGAAGCTCTACCTCAACGGTAACAACCTTTGGGTATGGTCACGTATGCCCGACGACCGTGAATCAAACTTCTCCGGAGGTTCAGGCTCTGGTGCTTATCCTACCATGCGTCGTTTCAACTTTGGTGTTAGGTTCAGTCTATAA